In Bacillus sp. DX3.1, the following proteins share a genomic window:
- a CDS encoding TrkH family potassium uptake protein, giving the protein MKKIKKFLQKLRPVQLIVVFYLIAVIVSVILLSLPFVIQPGVKWSFIDALFISVSAVSVTGLSVVSIPDTFSTAGIIVLALVLQLGGLGIMALGTFVWMLTGKKIGLQGRRLIMADHNQGNLSGLVDLMRSILILIISIEVVGALLLGTRFLLYFPTWQEAYFHGFFAAVSATTNGGFDLTGQSLIPYQKDYIIQIIHMLLIILGAIGFPVLMEVKQYLSKKKHQLFRFSLFTKLTTTTFFSLVVVGTIVIFLLERNQFLAGKSWHETVFYTLFQSVTTRSGGLATMDIRELSQPTLLFMSILMFIGASPSSVGGGIRTTTFAVNILSLYSFAKGGRTVRVFKRQLHEEDILKASVVMTMGILLCASALFILCITENAPFMSLVVEVCSAFGTTGLSTGITSDLTKIGKLVLIVLMFIGRVGILTFILASGGREQPPRYKYPKERIIIG; this is encoded by the coding sequence ATGAAAAAGATAAAGAAATTTTTACAAAAACTACGTCCGGTACAGCTTATCGTTGTATTTTATTTAATCGCAGTAATTGTTTCAGTCATTTTATTAAGTTTACCATTTGTCATTCAGCCAGGTGTAAAGTGGTCCTTTATTGATGCTTTGTTTATATCCGTAAGTGCTGTGAGTGTCACAGGGCTTTCGGTTGTCTCAATTCCTGATACGTTCAGTACAGCAGGTATTATCGTTTTAGCACTTGTTTTACAATTAGGTGGATTAGGAATTATGGCGCTTGGCACATTTGTTTGGATGTTAACGGGAAAGAAAATCGGTCTGCAGGGAAGAAGATTGATTATGGCGGATCATAATCAAGGGAATTTGTCGGGGCTTGTTGATTTGATGCGTTCTATCTTAATTTTAATCATTTCGATAGAAGTGGTCGGTGCATTGCTGCTAGGAACAAGATTTTTACTGTATTTTCCGACTTGGCAAGAAGCGTATTTTCATGGTTTTTTTGCAGCTGTTAGTGCTACAACAAACGGTGGTTTTGATCTAACAGGTCAGTCGCTTATTCCGTATCAAAAAGATTATATTATTCAAATTATTCATATGCTCCTTATTATTTTAGGGGCAATTGGATTTCCCGTACTGATGGAAGTAAAACAGTATTTGAGTAAGAAAAAGCATCAATTGTTCCGTTTTTCACTCTTTACAAAACTGACGACAACAACATTCTTTTCCCTTGTTGTTGTTGGAACAATTGTTATCTTTTTATTAGAGCGAAATCAATTTTTAGCTGGTAAGTCATGGCATGAAACGGTATTTTATACATTGTTTCAATCTGTTACAACGCGAAGTGGTGGATTAGCGACAATGGATATACGGGAACTTTCACAACCGACGCTTTTATTTATGAGCATTTTAATGTTTATTGGTGCATCTCCAAGTTCGGTTGGCGGGGGAATACGTACAACAACTTTTGCAGTTAATATTCTTTCCTTATATTCATTTGCAAAAGGGGGACGAACGGTTCGTGTATTTAAACGTCAATTACATGAAGAAGACATTTTAAAAGCATCTGTTGTTATGACAATGGGTATTTTATTATGTGCTTCCGCTTTATTTATTTTATGTATAACAGAAAATGCCCCATTTATGAGCTTAGTCGTTGAAGTGTGTTCGGCTTTTGGAACGACTGGATTATCAACAGGTATCACTTCTGATTTAACGAAAATTGGAAAGCTTGTCTTAATTGTTCTCATGTTTATTGGACGTGTTGGCATTTTAACATTCATTTTAGCTAGTGGTGGAAGAGAACAACCACCACGTTATAAGTATCCGAAAGAGCGGATTATTATTGGATAA
- a CDS encoding MarR family transcriptional regulator — MISNYEREEISQSLKVFIALSRANRSVMDITNKSIQHNGLNPTEFAVLELLYHKGNQPLQQIGERILIASGSITYVVDKLEKKGLVKRNPSPNDRRVIYAQLTERGEALIASIFPNHEKVIHDSFEMLTIEEKNELLSLLKKVGKYEK, encoded by the coding sequence ATGATATCTAATTATGAGAGAGAAGAAATTTCTCAATCTTTAAAAGTATTTATTGCATTATCACGTGCTAACCGTTCGGTTATGGATATTACAAATAAATCTATACAACATAATGGACTGAACCCAACAGAGTTTGCCGTGTTAGAATTGCTATATCATAAAGGCAATCAGCCGCTCCAACAAATTGGAGAGCGTATTTTGATTGCAAGTGGTAGCATTACATATGTTGTTGATAAGTTAGAGAAAAAAGGACTCGTCAAACGAAATCCATCCCCAAATGATCGCCGTGTTATATATGCACAATTAACAGAGCGAGGAGAGGCATTAATTGCTTCTATTTTTCCGAATCATGAAAAAGTTATACATGATTCGTTTGAAATGTTAACAATAGAAGAGAAAAATGAGTTGCTATCTTTACTTAAAAAAGTTGGAAAATATGAAAAATGA
- a CDS encoding divergent polysaccharide deacetylase family protein, with protein MRKYIVTLFLFILLPIVIFPLRTHAHTNKIAIVIDDFGNNMKGTDKMLSLPIPLTVAVMPFLPSTKQDATAAHQKGHEVIIHMPMEPIKGKKEWLGPKAITTDLSDDEIRNRIEQAIQEVPHAIGMNNHMGSKVTADERIVRIILSVCKKHGLFYLDSKTNPKSVVPKIGKELGVPIVENQLFFDDVYTSSHITKQAQLLLQKIKKTPVVVAIGHVGPPGEITSRVIESHVPKIREHADFIFLSDLVLSPPSVSTQK; from the coding sequence ATGCGTAAATATATCGTTACTTTGTTTCTTTTTATTTTATTACCTATTGTAATTTTCCCTCTTCGAACACATGCTCATACAAATAAAATTGCCATCGTCATTGACGACTTTGGCAACAATATGAAAGGGACCGACAAAATGTTATCACTTCCTATTCCCCTTACCGTAGCAGTAATGCCCTTTCTTCCATCAACAAAACAAGATGCAACAGCTGCACATCAAAAAGGACATGAAGTCATTATCCATATGCCAATGGAACCTATTAAAGGAAAAAAAGAATGGCTCGGTCCTAAAGCAATTACAACTGATTTAAGCGATGATGAAATTAGAAATCGGATTGAACAAGCGATTCAAGAGGTGCCACATGCAATAGGGATGAATAATCATATGGGCTCAAAAGTGACAGCTGATGAAAGAATCGTGCGGATTATACTTTCTGTATGTAAAAAACATGGTTTATTCTATTTAGATAGTAAAACAAATCCCAAAAGCGTCGTTCCAAAAATCGGAAAAGAATTAGGAGTTCCTATTGTAGAAAACCAATTATTCTTTGATGATGTGTATACGTCATCTCATATTACAAAACAAGCACAGCTACTGTTACAAAAAATTAAAAAAACTCCTGTCGTAGTAGCAATCGGACATGTTGGACCTCCTGGAGAAATTACTTCCCGTGTAATCGAATCCCACGTTCCCAAAATACGTGAACATGCAGATTTCATTTTCTTATCAGACCTTGTACTATCTCCACCATCTGTTTCCACACAAAAATAG
- the cbpA gene encoding cyclic di-AMP binding protein CbpA → MRVKYHFLPKQQVIFCKEDDSGEQALNMMNENGYRAIPVLTEEGKQFKGIIYKVDILEHRCNEGLENIDVKEIMEDKSAFIFERDSFFRAFYVIRRLPFLAVLNDYHEFVGILTHSNIFDVIEDSFGMQTGGYIITIATQDCKGTIKELGTLLKSYHIGSLFTLDNGDQYIRRVIVNITDNLSEKALEVLIAKLEKKGFRVSHVDRI, encoded by the coding sequence TTGCGAGTTAAATATCATTTTCTGCCGAAGCAACAGGTGATCTTTTGTAAGGAAGATGATTCGGGAGAACAGGCGTTAAACATGATGAATGAGAACGGTTATAGAGCGATTCCTGTATTAACAGAAGAGGGAAAACAATTTAAAGGAATCATTTATAAAGTGGATATTTTGGAACATAGATGTAATGAGGGTTTGGAAAATATAGATGTTAAAGAAATCATGGAAGATAAATCTGCCTTTATTTTTGAAAGAGATTCTTTTTTTCGAGCCTTTTATGTCATCAGGCGTTTGCCATTTCTAGCTGTACTGAATGATTATCATGAATTTGTTGGTATTTTAACACATTCCAATATATTTGATGTTATTGAAGACTCATTTGGTATGCAAACGGGAGGATATATAATAACAATTGCTACTCAGGATTGTAAGGGAACGATTAAAGAGTTAGGAACATTGTTAAAGTCTTATCATATTGGTAGTTTATTTACATTGGATAATGGTGATCAATATATTCGGCGCGTCATTGTTAACATTACAGATAATTTAAGTGAAAAGGCATTAGAGGTATTGATTGCAAAACTAGAGAAAAAAGGATTTCGAGTTAGTCATGTTGACCGTATATGA
- a CDS encoding IS1182 family transposase: protein MYVTYSMKEIEENRKYYEMMYDASHHLVKMDQVMDWDFVTRRLEVFYPHRIGRPTKDPIMLVKILLIQYLEGFRSVRFTCNQVKQNATYRWFLGISSNEKIPDHSTISKFLSQRLRNATFWEELFQHCLRVIQQEGFIANETWVADETELKANANKRVREILAEEKVIEEKDEDLVMINDHRVRHGKKPLQAKGSKIEEKQTNISPVDSDARLSVKHDQRGRFAYFEHRIVDSLHNFIIATDVTAANVPGHRKLIGQVERLNQLLGKYAKEIALDSGYYNASLARRLFQRGFFVYMSYRRFTTKDHPKCRRYQFKQVNEDLYACPCGVPFYYKTTNRQGYHEFRPPKGSCQSCPFAKKENQDRVLRISIHQEIYDQLREQRLSIRGKILRSVRPSTVELSFAHSKELHGLRYARYRGVQKVKVQVLMTAIIQNLKKWTKLRSLKQVGLHLTHQIIEETIL, encoded by the coding sequence ATGTACGTTACATATTCCATGAAAGAAATTGAAGAAAATCGAAAGTACTATGAAATGATGTATGATGCTTCGCATCATTTAGTAAAGATGGATCAAGTGATGGATTGGGATTTTGTGACAAGGCGATTGGAAGTGTTCTATCCACATCGTATCGGTCGACCAACGAAAGATCCGATTATGTTAGTGAAAATCTTATTAATTCAGTATTTGGAAGGCTTTCGCTCGGTTCGTTTTACATGTAATCAAGTAAAACAGAATGCGACGTATCGTTGGTTTTTAGGGATTTCCTCGAATGAGAAGATTCCAGATCACTCAACAATCTCTAAGTTTCTCTCGCAACGTCTACGAAATGCGACGTTTTGGGAGGAGCTTTTTCAGCATTGCCTTCGTGTGATTCAACAAGAAGGGTTTATCGCAAACGAAACATGGGTGGCGGATGAAACAGAATTAAAAGCGAATGCGAATAAGCGTGTACGCGAAATCTTGGCGGAAGAAAAAGTAATAGAAGAAAAAGATGAGGATTTAGTGATGATTAACGATCACCGTGTGCGTCATGGGAAGAAACCTTTACAAGCGAAAGGCTCAAAAATAGAAGAAAAACAGACAAACATTAGCCCTGTAGATTCTGACGCTCGCTTGTCCGTCAAACACGATCAACGCGGACGCTTTGCCTATTTTGAGCACCGTATCGTGGATTCGCTTCATAACTTTATCATCGCCACAGATGTCACCGCCGCGAATGTGCCTGGGCATCGTAAATTGATCGGACAAGTTGAACGGTTAAATCAATTATTGGGGAAGTATGCGAAAGAAATCGCCCTTGATTCAGGCTACTACAACGCTTCCCTCGCGCGAAGGTTGTTTCAACGTGGCTTCTTCGTCTACATGTCTTATCGTCGATTTACAACGAAGGATCATCCAAAGTGCCGTCGTTATCAATTTAAACAAGTAAACGAGGATCTCTACGCCTGTCCTTGCGGTGTACCGTTTTATTATAAAACAACGAATCGTCAAGGTTATCATGAATTCAGACCACCTAAAGGAAGTTGTCAATCCTGTCCATTTGCGAAAAAAGAAAACCAAGATCGTGTGTTGCGAATTTCTATCCATCAAGAAATTTACGATCAGTTAAGAGAACAGCGCTTATCAATAAGAGGAAAAATTCTCCGTTCCGTTCGTCCGTCTACGGTTGAACTGAGTTTCGCACATAGTAAAGAACTCCACGGTTTGCGCTATGCACGATACCGTGGAGTTCAAAAGGTTAAAGTACAAGTTTTGATGACCGCCATCATACAAAACTTAAAAAAGTGGACCAAACTACGCTCGCTTAAGCAAGTTGGTTTACACCTAACACATCAAATTATAGAAGAAACCATTCTATAA
- a CDS encoding DeoR/GlpR family DNA-binding transcription regulator produces the protein MSVVGEERKRSILEKVEFKGKVKVSELAREFAVSTETIRRYLEELDREKKLKKVYGGAVQLPGAGIEPSMLEREMLYIEEKKRIGYKAATFVEDGDVIIIDDGSTPLQMVPYLVHRKNLTVVTSSFPVATQLISSINKKMFDGEVLFIGGKVSPKHCRVSGSISQQVIRQFHFHKAFVSIDGLLPSFGISSLELEKAKLSEAMVQQAEKTFILCDHTKLGVKGNYRIAEFSDVQHVICDKKIPYSFEEAATKNNICWTIS, from the coding sequence ATGTCTGTTGTTGGCGAAGAGAGAAAGCGTAGTATTCTTGAAAAAGTAGAGTTTAAAGGAAAAGTAAAAGTTTCAGAACTTGCAAGGGAGTTTGCTGTATCAACAGAAACGATTCGTAGATATTTAGAAGAGCTTGATCGTGAGAAGAAGTTGAAGAAAGTATACGGAGGTGCGGTTCAACTTCCGGGAGCTGGTATAGAACCATCTATGTTGGAAAGGGAAATGTTATATATAGAAGAAAAGAAAAGAATCGGTTATAAAGCAGCAACTTTTGTAGAAGATGGTGATGTCATTATCATTGATGATGGAAGTACGCCGCTACAAATGGTACCGTATCTTGTTCATCGGAAAAACTTAACTGTTGTGACGAGTTCATTTCCTGTTGCAACGCAGTTGATTTCTTCTATTAACAAAAAAATGTTTGATGGAGAGGTATTGTTTATCGGAGGGAAAGTGTCTCCAAAACATTGTCGCGTATCAGGATCTATTTCTCAGCAGGTCATTCGTCAATTTCATTTTCATAAAGCATTCGTTTCAATTGATGGATTGTTGCCTAGTTTCGGGATTTCAAGTCTCGAATTGGAAAAAGCAAAGTTATCAGAAGCGATGGTTCAACAAGCAGAAAAGACATTTATTTTATGTGATCATACGAAACTTGGGGTAAAAGGAAATTATCGTATCGCAGAATTTTCGGATGTTCAACATGTAATTTGTGATAAAAAGATACCGTATAGTTTTGAAGAAGCAGCTACGAAAAATAATATTTGCTGGACGATTAGCTGA
- a CDS encoding ATP-binding protein has product MTLMYHLFWNLKGKHSPKINSITFILFCSSATILCISFAAKIGNGFQFDLRHIVLIVGTLTGGPVAGGAILAVLNIYRFLLGGIGVLPSVIASIFLYVVLLSTYGLFKKGNNNMKVTLAILYSLVYGIGWIPFFLAEVPNDHYYMPHIIVYELCTIVGTILILYLMNLLQLQIRLQEELINAEKFHLIGEMAASISHEVRNPLTSTKGFLQLLQSEHCSEEDRKLYTEIAIHGVDQANHVLTDYLTFAKPSIEKEQVLQIEEELLHVLTLITPLASLANVRISYTKQSKIFFISGEKQKFNQCLLNILKNCIEAMPNGGDLILTLIPDHKHIQLYIKDTGIGMDAEQIRRLGSPFYSTKDKGTGLGMMVVFSVITAMDGKIDITSEKDIGTTFLLTFPFIQKT; this is encoded by the coding sequence ATGACGCTTATGTATCACTTGTTTTGGAATCTGAAAGGGAAACATTCCCCTAAAATAAATTCCATTACATTTATTTTATTTTGCAGCAGTGCTACCATTCTTTGCATTTCATTTGCAGCAAAAATCGGGAACGGATTTCAATTCGATCTGCGTCATATCGTTTTAATCGTCGGTACATTAACGGGCGGTCCAGTAGCTGGCGGAGCCATTTTAGCCGTTTTAAATATATATCGTTTCTTATTAGGCGGCATCGGTGTGCTTCCATCCGTTATCGCTTCAATTTTCTTATACGTTGTTTTGCTTTCTACATATGGACTCTTCAAAAAAGGGAACAACAATATGAAAGTGACACTTGCAATTTTATATAGCCTTGTATATGGAATTGGCTGGATTCCCTTTTTTCTTGCCGAAGTTCCTAATGATCACTACTATATGCCCCATATTATTGTATACGAATTATGTACAATTGTTGGTACCATTCTTATTCTTTATTTAATGAACCTACTACAGTTACAAATCCGTCTACAAGAAGAACTTATAAACGCTGAAAAATTTCACCTCATTGGTGAAATGGCTGCATCCATTTCTCATGAAGTTCGCAATCCTTTAACTTCAACAAAAGGATTTTTACAACTTCTCCAATCAGAACATTGCTCTGAAGAAGATCGAAAATTATATACAGAAATTGCTATACATGGCGTTGATCAGGCCAACCATGTACTCACAGATTATTTAACATTCGCCAAACCAAGTATTGAAAAAGAACAAGTACTACAAATAGAAGAAGAATTACTTCATGTACTGACACTCATTACTCCATTAGCCAGCCTGGCAAATGTCCGTATATCCTATACAAAACAAAGCAAAATTTTTTTTATCTCGGGTGAAAAACAGAAGTTTAACCAATGCTTGTTAAATATTTTGAAAAACTGTATTGAAGCCATGCCAAACGGTGGGGATCTTATTCTTACACTCATACCAGATCATAAGCATATACAATTGTACATAAAGGATACCGGAATTGGCATGGATGCAGAACAAATTAGACGTCTCGGTTCCCCTTTCTATTCGACAAAAGATAAGGGAACCGGCCTTGGAATGATGGTCGTGTTTAGTGTCATAACAGCAATGGATGGAAAAATTGACATCACAAGTGAAAAAGATATTGGTACAACTTTTCTATTAACTTTTCCATTCATACAAAAAACGTGA
- a CDS encoding aspartyl-phosphate phosphatase Spo0E family protein: MFTVKRKYTMERLSRDIHMKREEMIHLGLTNGLDSIETIQVSQELDKLILQYQSYKEKQKPRWLTLIKTPFFKIEYGEKSSAFWKMFVTDLMK; this comes from the coding sequence ATGTTTACAGTAAAACGGAAGTATACGATGGAAAGGCTTTCGCGTGATATTCATATGAAACGTGAAGAAATGATTCATTTAGGTTTAACAAATGGATTAGATAGCATAGAAACAATTCAAGTAAGTCAAGAATTGGACAAGCTTATTTTACAGTATCAAAGCTATAAAGAAAAACAGAAACCAAGATGGTTAACATTAATTAAAACACCTTTTTTCAAAATAGAATATGGTGAGAAATCAAGTGCTTTTTGGAAAATGTTTGTGACTGATTTGATGAAATAA
- a CDS encoding class II aldolase/adducin family protein, whose product MLFFLKKWKELRDIKMELALRDWFYGTKISLSMRTSKEPLTFLVNIEGRDKGVFAEEDFIVVNSTCEPVFVNDEKPAIESFMHADIYKKSDAECILQVQTVDSHLMSELYGKEGEVTFEKRNVERVFGKEGITGITIPIVENEKKFADLLENRVPNFAEGGGAVLVHNYGLIVWGTTPQETKKWLEGLEYLMNYHVKLLMIKGTKSSVM is encoded by the coding sequence ATGTTATTTTTTTTAAAGAAGTGGAAAGAACTAAGAGATATTAAAATGGAGTTAGCTCTTCGCGATTGGTTTTACGGTACGAAAATCAGTTTATCTATGCGTACGTCGAAAGAGCCGTTAACGTTTTTAGTCAATATAGAAGGAAGAGACAAAGGGGTGTTTGCGGAAGAAGATTTTATTGTAGTGAACAGTACATGTGAGCCTGTATTTGTAAATGATGAAAAACCAGCTATAGAATCGTTTATGCATGCTGATATTTATAAAAAAAGTGATGCAGAATGTATTTTACAAGTTCAAACAGTTGATAGTCATTTAATGTCGGAGCTATATGGAAAAGAAGGAGAAGTTACATTTGAAAAACGTAACGTAGAGCGTGTTTTTGGAAAAGAAGGTATTACAGGGATTACGATTCCGATTGTAGAAAATGAAAAGAAGTTTGCTGATTTGTTAGAGAATCGGGTTCCAAATTTTGCTGAAGGTGGCGGTGCAGTACTCGTTCATAATTATGGACTAATTGTATGGGGAACAACGCCGCAAGAGACGAAAAAATGGTTAGAAGGATTAGAGTATTTAATGAATTATCATGTGAAGTTATTGATGATTAAAGGGACGAAAAGCTCTGTTATGTAA
- a CDS encoding DUF3905 domain-containing protein — protein sequence MKKQQKIDSPVLDETIPHQMNFPSFKGTGKQMQQPFINQYDVVIGDSQYNSKNSPLNNWSDDIDPAIMAGDEWIHPTNDIGWIAEENRQLLENEKDTTEDTFMHPQFGIND from the coding sequence TTGAAGAAACAACAAAAGATTGATTCACCCGTTTTAGATGAAACCATTCCGCATCAAATGAATTTTCCATCCTTTAAAGGAACAGGAAAACAGATGCAACAGCCTTTTATAAATCAATATGATGTTGTGATTGGGGATAGTCAATATAATTCCAAGAATAGTCCACTCAATAATTGGAGTGATGACATTGACCCTGCTATCATGGCTGGGGATGAATGGATTCATCCCACAAATGATATCGGTTGGATCGCAGAAGAAAATAGGCAGTTGTTGGAAAATGAAAAAGATACAACAGAAGATACATTCATGCATCCACAATTTGGAATTAACGATTAA
- a CDS encoding DUF6254 family protein, which translates to MRKKTREQERQWKARKENQKPHGKVKTFAELVDETEKT; encoded by the coding sequence ATGAGAAAGAAAACGAGAGAGCAAGAGCGCCAATGGAAGGCACGAAAAGAAAACCAAAAACCACACGGAAAAGTAAAGACTTTTGCAGAGCTTGTTGACGAAACGGAAAAAACGTGA
- a CDS encoding DinB family protein → MLQSNMNIGMETLLQSLQSTRNTLLSEIEMLNDTEVNVKPRRDKWSIIQILHHLHLIEQSVTSALVYTLQKREKKVVPFKDLQPTLNRTYKREAPQQMQPTETLMKKQQGIQLLEHSREELLHTLHSILDEKELFENSLKHPVFQELNLYQWVQFLDLHEQRHLTQLKEAKYAILQR, encoded by the coding sequence ATGCTTCAATCTAATATGAATATTGGAATGGAAACATTGCTCCAATCATTGCAATCGACAAGAAACACATTGTTATCAGAAATTGAGATGTTAAATGATACCGAAGTGAATGTGAAACCACGCCGTGATAAATGGAGTATCATCCAAATTCTTCATCATCTGCATCTTATTGAACAATCTGTGACATCAGCCCTTGTATACACACTTCAAAAAAGGGAAAAGAAAGTTGTTCCATTCAAAGACCTTCAGCCTACACTTAATCGAACATATAAGCGAGAAGCTCCTCAACAAATGCAACCAACAGAAACGTTAATGAAAAAACAACAAGGGATTCAATTGTTAGAGCATTCGCGTGAAGAATTGTTACACACGCTCCATAGCATTTTAGATGAGAAAGAATTATTTGAAAATTCATTAAAACATCCTGTATTTCAGGAACTCAATCTATATCAATGGGTTCAATTCCTTGATTTGCATGAACAGCGGCATCTTACGCAGTTGAAAGAAGCAAAATATGCGATTTTGCAAAGATAA
- a CDS encoding M3 family oligoendopeptidase: protein MSFENYEYKRPNMEELQEKFTVAFERFGSAKTVEEQKQVIGSINEIRNDFSTMYNICYIRHSVDTTDVFYKDEQDFFDEHSPIVQGYVTKYYKALMDSPFRQELEVHYGAQLFALAESELKTYSDEVVKDLQLENKLSSQYTQLLAAAKIAFEGEERTLSQLVPFMQHTDRNMRKQASEAYYGFLAEHEEELDNIYDELVKVRTKIAKTLGFQNFVELGYARMCRTDYNAEMVANYRKQVLDYIVPVATELRNRQQARISVEKLAYYDENFEYRAGNPTPKGDADWIINHGKTMYKELSKETDEFFNFMLDNQLVDLVAKKGKAGGGYCTYIENYKAPFIFSNFNGTSGDIDVLTHEAGHAFQVYESRKYEIPEYNWPTYEACEIHSMSMEFFTWPWMKLFFEEDADKYYFSHLSSALLFLPYGVSVDEFQHYVYENPEASPEERKAAWRNIERKYLPHRDYEDNDYLERGGFWQRQGHIYNSPFYYIDYTLAQICALQFWKRARDNRQEAWEDYVHLCRQGGSQSFLQLVETANLTSPFADGCVQGVITEIQAWLNGVDDTKL from the coding sequence ATGTCATTTGAAAACTATGAATATAAACGTCCAAATATGGAAGAGTTACAAGAAAAATTTACTGTAGCCTTCGAGCGATTTGGCAGTGCAAAAACAGTAGAAGAACAAAAGCAAGTGATTGGATCGATTAATGAGATTCGAAATGATTTTAGCACGATGTATAATATCTGTTATATTCGCCATTCTGTTGATACAACAGATGTGTTTTATAAGGACGAGCAAGATTTCTTTGATGAACATTCTCCGATTGTACAAGGATATGTAACAAAATATTATAAAGCATTGATGGATTCTCCATTTCGTCAGGAATTGGAAGTACATTATGGAGCACAGTTATTCGCTTTGGCAGAGAGTGAATTAAAAACATATTCAGATGAAGTTGTGAAAGATTTACAATTAGAAAATAAGCTATCTTCACAATATACACAGCTGTTAGCGGCTGCAAAGATTGCGTTTGAAGGGGAAGAAAGAACATTATCACAGCTTGTTCCTTTTATGCAGCATACAGACAGAAATATGCGTAAACAAGCAAGTGAAGCCTATTATGGATTTTTAGCAGAGCATGAAGAGGAGTTAGACAATATTTACGATGAACTTGTGAAAGTAAGAACGAAGATTGCAAAAACACTTGGTTTCCAAAACTTCGTTGAACTTGGCTATGCAAGAATGTGCCGTACTGATTATAATGCCGAAATGGTTGCAAATTATCGTAAGCAAGTACTTGATTATATTGTTCCGGTTGCGACCGAACTACGAAACAGACAGCAAGCACGCATCAGTGTAGAAAAACTTGCCTATTATGATGAGAACTTTGAATATAGAGCAGGTAATCCAACTCCAAAGGGTGATGCTGATTGGATTATCAATCATGGAAAGACGATGTACAAAGAGTTATCAAAAGAAACAGATGAGTTTTTTAATTTTATGTTAGATAATCAATTAGTAGATCTTGTTGCGAAAAAAGGGAAAGCTGGCGGCGGTTATTGTACATATATTGAAAACTATAAAGCTCCGTTTATTTTTTCAAACTTTAACGGAACATCAGGTGATATTGATGTGCTAACGCATGAAGCAGGGCATGCATTTCAAGTATATGAAAGTCGTAAGTACGAAATTCCAGAGTATAATTGGCCGACTTATGAAGCATGTGAAATTCATTCTATGAGTATGGAGTTTTTCACATGGCCATGGATGAAATTGTTCTTTGAGGAAGATGCAGATAAATACTATTTCTCCCATTTAAGCTCAGCGCTTCTCTTTTTACCATACGGTGTATCTGTGGATGAATTCCAACATTATGTATATGAAAATCCAGAAGCATCACCAGAAGAGCGTAAAGCTGCGTGGCGCAATATTGAAAGAAAGTATTTACCACATCGAGACTACGAAGACAATGATTATTTAGAGCGTGGTGGCTTCTGGCAACGTCAAGGTCATATTTATAATTCACCTTTCTATTATATTGATTACACATTAGCTCAAATTTGTGCACTTCAATTTTGGAAACGTGCAAGGGACAATCGTCAAGAAGCATGGGAAGATTATGTGCACCTTTGCAGGCAAGGTGGAAGTCAATCGTTCTTACAATTAGTAGAAACTGCAAACTTAACATCACCGTTTGCTGATGGTTGTGTCCAAGGGGTGATCACTGAGATTCAAGCGTGGTTAAATGGAGTAGATGACACAAAATTGTAA
- a CDS encoding RRXRR domain-containing protein, producing the protein MRVFVKNLRGEPLMPCSTRKARLLLKQGKAKIIRVTRLKMGTSFGKYVKYCL; encoded by the coding sequence ATGCGTGTATTTGTCAAGAATTTGCGAGGAGAGCCGCTCATGCCTTGCAGTACTCGTAAGGCACGACTTCTTCTCAAACAAGGAAAAGCTAAGATTATAAGGGTCACGCGCTTGAAGATGGGGACTTCTTTCGGGAAGTACGTTAAATATTGTTTGTGA